Proteins co-encoded in one Bremerella cremea genomic window:
- a CDS encoding NAD(P)/FAD-dependent oxidoreductase, with amino-acid sequence MKRLRIAVIGGGISGNLVARLLHSEHEVTLFEAANYPGGHSNTVTCKVAGQSFAVDTGFMVFNQRTYPNFCRLLDMLDVASQDSDMSFSVRCEKSGLEYQGSSLRGLFPSWRNVVSPGYWMMLRDIVRFNAAGTKAVAQQSLGYAETMGQFLERCQVGSMFREKYLLPMAAAIWSASPQQILDFPAQFFLGFCDNHGLMAIRNRPQWKTIVGGSQAYVEKLLAPLADRVRLNCPVQSVKRSEHEVKVLTVSGEVIPFDEVVFATHANQTLKLLEAPTPLEHELLSHFPYQANEAVLHTDTSLLPRHRHAWASWNYLIPQADQQTANVTYDLSRLQSVPSPQPILLSLNAAKHINPTTILQTLRYDHPAYNRHSDAAQKRLPEIQGKHRTYFCGAWCGYGFHEDGVKSALAVAQHFHKNLDACEAVSTKDVSPTLGIRPSSTSLNIA; translated from the coding sequence ATGAAGCGTTTACGAATCGCCGTGATCGGCGGAGGAATCAGCGGAAATTTAGTTGCTCGATTGCTCCATAGCGAACACGAGGTCACCCTCTTTGAAGCGGCCAATTACCCTGGCGGGCACAGCAACACCGTCACCTGCAAAGTCGCGGGGCAGTCGTTTGCCGTCGATACGGGCTTCATGGTATTCAATCAGCGTACCTATCCCAACTTCTGCCGCTTGCTCGACATGCTTGACGTGGCATCGCAAGATAGCGACATGAGCTTTAGCGTGCGCTGCGAAAAGAGTGGGCTCGAATACCAAGGCAGTAGCCTCCGGGGGCTGTTTCCCTCTTGGAGAAATGTCGTTTCGCCTGGCTACTGGATGATGCTGCGTGACATTGTCCGCTTCAACGCAGCCGGCACGAAAGCAGTTGCGCAGCAATCGCTCGGCTACGCCGAAACGATGGGGCAGTTTCTCGAAAGATGCCAAGTCGGCAGCATGTTTCGCGAGAAATATCTTTTGCCGATGGCCGCCGCCATTTGGTCGGCCTCGCCCCAACAAATCCTCGACTTTCCGGCCCAGTTCTTCCTTGGCTTTTGCGATAACCACGGCCTGATGGCAATCCGCAATCGCCCCCAGTGGAAGACGATCGTCGGAGGCTCGCAGGCCTACGTCGAAAAGCTACTCGCCCCGCTCGCCGATCGCGTTCGCCTCAATTGCCCGGTCCAGTCCGTCAAGCGAAGCGAGCATGAAGTTAAAGTGCTGACGGTGTCGGGCGAAGTGATTCCCTTCGACGAGGTTGTTTTCGCCACGCATGCCAATCAAACGCTCAAGCTGCTCGAAGCCCCTACCCCTTTGGAACACGAGCTCCTCAGCCATTTTCCTTATCAGGCCAACGAAGCGGTCCTACACACCGATACCAGTTTGCTGCCGCGGCATCGTCATGCATGGGCAAGCTGGAATTACCTGATTCCACAAGCAGATCAGCAGACCGCCAACGTCACCTACGACTTATCACGCTTGCAGAGTGTCCCCTCACCGCAGCCAATCTTACTCAGCTTAAATGCCGCCAAGCACATAAATCCCACTACCATTTTGCAAACGCTGCGTTACGATCATCCAGCGTACAACCGTCACAGCGATGCCGCCCAGAAACGGTTGCCTGAGATTCAGGGAAAGCACCGTACGTATTTTTGCGGAGCCTGGTGCGGTTATGGGTTTCACGAAGACGGCGTAAAGAGTGCCTTGGCCGTCGCCCAGCATTTTCATAAGAACCTCGACGCATGCGAAGCTGTCTCTACGAAGGACGTGTCACCCACACTCGGCATACGCCCATCGAGCACCAGTTTGAATATCGCCTGA
- the folK gene encoding 2-amino-4-hydroxy-6-hydroxymethyldihydropteridine diphosphokinase, whose translation MATILIALGANLGDRGETVTQAIDQLAADPDFTRIAQSSLLVTKPVGGPAGQPDFINAAAKYETSLSPEQVHQKLIEIEHQHGRVRNLRWGARSLDLDLLLYDTEIRQTPRLTLPHPRMSFRRFVMQPAAEIAAEMFHPQLGATIGQLWQQLANSPPVVEIASPPGPTTWRLCAEVQHKLGQQVVFTPPAEAWPESVDQLPSLLDRSLRQAATAWGPPPGYAVSLLPWWSKLPDVLSGTSAPGASLPTLPRLVILWLPAPESVDEIERAWWPPEARDALEQRLREAVQQNVHGPLLCLAGHDMTAAITEVTAAVEAIQ comes from the coding sequence GTGGCCACTATCCTGATTGCCTTGGGCGCGAATCTTGGCGATCGAGGCGAAACCGTCACCCAAGCCATCGATCAGCTCGCGGCAGATCCCGATTTCACACGCATAGCCCAAAGCAGCTTGCTCGTCACCAAGCCGGTCGGCGGCCCAGCAGGTCAGCCAGACTTTATCAATGCGGCGGCGAAGTACGAAACGTCCCTTTCGCCAGAGCAAGTTCACCAGAAGCTGATTGAAATCGAACATCAGCATGGCCGCGTCCGCAACTTGCGTTGGGGGGCTCGTAGTCTTGATCTCGATCTACTGCTGTACGATACCGAGATCCGGCAGACGCCACGACTCACGCTTCCTCATCCCCGCATGAGCTTTCGCCGCTTCGTGATGCAGCCTGCTGCCGAGATCGCTGCGGAAATGTTTCATCCGCAACTCGGCGCGACTATTGGCCAGCTATGGCAACAGCTCGCCAACTCGCCCCCCGTTGTTGAAATTGCCTCCCCCCCTGGTCCTACGACCTGGCGATTGTGTGCAGAAGTTCAACACAAACTGGGGCAGCAAGTCGTGTTCACACCGCCGGCAGAAGCTTGGCCAGAATCGGTCGATCAGCTTCCCAGCTTGCTTGATCGCTCGCTGCGTCAAGCAGCCACGGCCTGGGGGCCACCTCCTGGCTATGCGGTAAGCTTGCTACCGTGGTGGTCGAAGTTACCGGACGTCCTTTCAGGAACATCGGCGCCGGGGGCTTCGCTGCCAACGCTGCCCCGGTTAGTCATCCTGTGGCTACCAGCCCCGGAGTCGGTCGACGAAATCGAACGCGCCTGGTGGCCGCCTGAGGCAAGAGATGCCTTAGAGCAACGGCTGAGAGAAGCCGTTCAGCAAAACGTGCATGGCCCACTTCTTTGCCTGGCCGGGCACGACATGACCGCTGCGATCACCGAAGTTACCGCAGCGGTCGAAGCCATTCAGTAG
- a CDS encoding carbon-nitrogen hydrolase family protein — translation MNTPYLAAAIQLDSGTDKSVNLAHAEALIVQAATQGAKLVVLPELFPYLGNLVTLKQHAETMDGPVLQKMRSLASEHGLVLCAGSMAIASTEDPSKVLNRSVIFGPHGQVLAAYDKIHCFDINLADVKTVESDFVKAGSQLVDTSTSIGHVGQAICYDLRFPEIFRRLTENGMQICLLPAAFTDKTGQAHWEVLVRARAIENQVYVIAANQCGMYGDSIRCHGNSMIVDPWGTILARADQEKPGIIFAEIDLGKQRRLRKELPALQHRRMA, via the coding sequence ATGAACACGCCTTATCTGGCTGCGGCCATACAATTGGACTCAGGAACGGATAAATCGGTCAATTTGGCGCATGCGGAAGCGTTGATCGTCCAAGCCGCCACTCAAGGTGCCAAGCTGGTGGTGTTGCCAGAATTATTCCCTTACCTAGGAAACTTGGTCACCCTCAAACAACACGCCGAGACCATGGACGGTCCCGTGCTGCAAAAGATGCGATCCCTGGCCAGCGAACATGGCCTGGTCCTTTGCGCCGGCAGCATGGCGATCGCCTCGACCGAAGACCCCAGCAAAGTCCTCAATCGAAGCGTCATCTTTGGCCCCCACGGTCAAGTATTGGCAGCCTATGACAAAATTCACTGCTTTGACATCAACCTAGCGGACGTGAAAACGGTTGAATCCGATTTCGTCAAAGCAGGGAGTCAGTTGGTCGACACCTCGACTTCCATTGGGCATGTCGGCCAGGCGATCTGTTACGATTTACGCTTCCCAGAGATCTTTCGCAGGCTCACCGAAAACGGAATGCAAATCTGCCTGCTCCCGGCCGCGTTCACCGATAAAACGGGCCAAGCCCACTGGGAAGTTCTCGTTCGCGCGCGGGCCATTGAAAATCAGGTCTATGTCATCGCGGCCAACCAGTGCGGCATGTACGGAGATTCGATTCGCTGCCATGGCAATTCGATGATCGTCGACCCGTGGGGCACGATTCTTGCGCGCGCGGATCAAGAAAAGCCTGGAATTATTTTTGCCGAGATCGATCTAGGCAAGCAGCGTCGACTTCGCAAAGAGCTGCCCGCACTGCAACACCGCCGCATGGCCTGA
- a CDS encoding glycosyltransferase family 2 protein — protein MSIHTENEMTELNHLQQQLMLAVEDDSRRVEILGTLLGEAACYRLAIYQIPTDFVLSVVIPVYNEVKSLQQVITAVRRCGFKCEIILVDDGSTDGTRDLLDSLRGEPDLKIIFHEKNQGKGGALATGFRLATGDAVIIQDADLEYTPNDYRALLQPIICEGVDAVYGSRFISGHRNVPRLRHYLANKVVTMWSNLFTNLLLTDMETCYKVFRREVIQEIGPTLQEKRFGIEPEITAKLARRKGLRIREVPIRYFPRTYEEGKKIGWRDGIRALWCAIRY, from the coding sequence ATGAGTATCCATACTGAAAACGAAATGACCGAGCTGAATCATCTGCAACAGCAGTTGATGCTTGCAGTAGAAGACGATTCAAGACGGGTCGAGATTCTGGGCACCCTGCTGGGTGAAGCGGCTTGTTACCGCTTAGCGATTTACCAGATTCCAACCGACTTTGTCCTCTCGGTGGTGATTCCGGTTTACAACGAAGTCAAGTCTTTGCAGCAAGTCATTACGGCGGTACGTCGGTGTGGTTTCAAGTGTGAAATCATTTTAGTCGACGACGGCAGCACCGATGGCACGCGAGACCTGTTGGATTCGTTGCGAGGCGAGCCTGACCTAAAGATTATCTTCCACGAGAAGAACCAAGGCAAAGGTGGAGCCCTGGCAACCGGTTTTCGCCTGGCGACCGGCGATGCGGTGATTATTCAGGACGCCGACCTAGAATACACGCCCAACGATTACCGTGCTTTGCTGCAGCCGATTATCTGCGAAGGGGTCGATGCCGTTTATGGCAGCCGGTTTATCTCGGGACATCGCAACGTACCTCGCCTGAGGCATTACCTCGCCAACAAGGTTGTGACGATGTGGTCGAACTTGTTTACGAATTTGTTGCTGACCGACATGGAAACTTGCTATAAGGTTTTCCGCCGCGAAGTGATTCAAGAGATCGGTCCTACCCTGCAGGAAAAGCGGTTCGGTATCGAGCCAGAGATAACCGCGAAGCTGGCGCGACGCAAAGGGTTACGCATTCGTGAAGTCCCGATTCGTTATTTTCCGCGAACTTACGAAGAAGGTAAGAAGATCGGTTGGCGGGATGGTATACGGGCCCTGTGGTGTGCGATAAGGTATTAA
- a CDS encoding DUF1365 domain-containing protein: MRSCLYEGRVTHTRHTPIEHQFEYRLTMASLDLAEIDTLVGPRGLLSDHPSAAISFPQNVHLRSQVGNLTNRVRDFIEHQTGTRPTGGIRLLTQLRHFGVYFSPLNLFLVDGQQEGFPQHIIAEVNNIPWGEQHAYLLTPKWDEAQSAWTDEHAKQMHVSPFMPMDQRYRWTFQQPGDRLKVGLENWEEGRRVFHAGMILDKKPLTPATLRRFSRNMPAMSLKVVAAIYLEAWKLWWKRCPIFPHP; the protein is encoded by the coding sequence ATGCGAAGCTGTCTCTACGAAGGACGTGTCACCCACACTCGGCATACGCCCATCGAGCACCAGTTTGAATATCGCCTGACGATGGCTTCGTTGGATCTGGCTGAAATCGACACGCTTGTCGGGCCGCGGGGGCTGCTTTCTGACCATCCCAGCGCGGCCATCTCCTTTCCGCAGAATGTCCATCTGCGGAGCCAAGTCGGCAATCTCACCAATCGCGTGCGTGATTTCATCGAACACCAAACCGGCACGCGGCCTACCGGCGGGATACGCCTGCTGACCCAGTTGCGTCACTTCGGTGTCTACTTTAGCCCGCTTAACTTGTTCCTTGTCGATGGCCAACAAGAAGGCTTTCCTCAGCATATCATCGCCGAAGTAAACAACATCCCTTGGGGGGAACAGCACGCCTATTTGTTAACCCCCAAGTGGGACGAAGCCCAGTCTGCTTGGACCGACGAGCATGCCAAGCAAATGCACGTTTCCCCCTTCATGCCCATGGATCAACGTTATCGCTGGACCTTCCAGCAGCCTGGCGATCGGCTGAAAGTTGGCCTAGAAAACTGGGAAGAGGGGCGCAGAGTGTTCCATGCTGGTATGATTTTAGATAAAAAACCGTTAACACCTGCTACGCTTCGACGGTTTAGCAGAAATATGCCCGCCATGAGCCTGAAAGTGGTGGCAGCAATCTACTTAGAAGCCTGGAAACTTTGGTGGAAGCGATGTCCGATATTCCCACATCCATAA
- a CDS encoding oligosaccharide flippase family protein, which yields MNDAPSHESGSSPLDPHLYEKTQRATRLTMLGQIAGQVISLVVLAELYRMVDPVEFGLLGMFMPITLLVRSFGSLGMDIATVQKRGLTNEQATSLFWYQIITGVVLTIILAGLAPVLASFFDAKRLLPLGIVMSGTALLYNSYSQHKSLAEKKLYFGRLTLVRLLSLLISGGLAIGAAWYEFGVWALVIQQYAELIVLNIGFWMIEPWRPGKMAPFSEVKHLLHFSGFYTLSGLFFALGQNFDKIMLSFLMGSTQHGHEWIGYYTQAYNQMIRPVYLLTSPVTSAMLPALSHAKKHLEVFTQLTAGFYRMVGIMLAPCSVGMFLVGERLMMVLGGDEWMESGELLALMGPMILAQSWINISGTLMSAAGRTGMLAIGALGNMIVLAVACAVSYWRVGSDPTDLTLELAIVVTIATVLMSGPYLAFCFHFAGLSVRRVFLPMFPAIGASLLMGVVVWLVTATDDFFPEVVMLTMQVGVGVIAYSVFAMREVRWLWKQLRGGIEEDGHTLVE from the coding sequence ATGAATGATGCCCCATCGCACGAAAGTGGATCTTCTCCTTTAGATCCACACCTCTACGAGAAAACCCAACGCGCGACGCGGCTGACAATGTTAGGCCAGATCGCGGGGCAGGTCATTTCGCTGGTGGTGCTGGCCGAACTGTATCGCATGGTCGACCCCGTCGAGTTCGGGCTGTTGGGCATGTTCATGCCGATCACGCTTCTCGTCCGTTCGTTCGGCTCGCTCGGGATGGATATCGCCACCGTCCAAAAGCGAGGGCTTACCAATGAACAAGCGACCTCTTTGTTCTGGTATCAAATCATTACCGGCGTCGTGCTGACCATTATTCTGGCGGGGCTAGCGCCGGTGTTGGCTAGTTTTTTTGACGCCAAAAGACTTTTGCCGCTGGGCATTGTGATGTCTGGCACGGCCCTGCTTTACAACAGCTATTCGCAGCATAAGTCGCTGGCCGAGAAGAAGCTGTACTTCGGGCGGTTAACCCTTGTGCGTTTGCTTTCGCTGCTGATCAGCGGAGGCCTAGCGATTGGGGCCGCTTGGTATGAATTTGGCGTGTGGGCGCTGGTCATTCAGCAGTATGCCGAACTGATTGTGCTGAACATCGGTTTTTGGATGATCGAACCATGGCGACCAGGCAAGATGGCCCCTTTTTCTGAAGTTAAGCACCTGCTGCACTTCAGTGGGTTCTACACGCTGAGCGGTTTGTTTTTTGCCTTGGGGCAAAACTTCGACAAGATCATGCTGAGCTTCTTGATGGGTAGTACCCAGCATGGGCACGAGTGGATTGGTTATTACACGCAAGCTTATAACCAGATGATTCGTCCGGTCTATTTATTGACCTCGCCGGTTACCTCGGCCATGTTGCCTGCTTTGTCGCATGCGAAAAAACATCTTGAAGTGTTCACGCAGTTGACGGCGGGATTCTACCGCATGGTTGGCATCATGCTGGCCCCTTGCTCGGTAGGAATGTTCCTGGTGGGCGAGCGGTTAATGATGGTGCTGGGAGGAGACGAGTGGATGGAGTCCGGCGAGTTGCTCGCACTAATGGGGCCGATGATTCTCGCTCAAAGCTGGATCAACATTTCCGGGACCTTAATGAGTGCGGCGGGGCGGACCGGTATGCTGGCGATCGGTGCCTTGGGAAATATGATCGTCCTGGCGGTGGCATGTGCTGTCTCGTACTGGCGCGTCGGAAGTGATCCGACCGATCTGACGCTGGAATTAGCCATCGTGGTCACGATCGCCACGGTTCTTATGAGTGGGCCTTACCTGGCGTTTTGTTTTCATTTTGCCGGCCTTTCGGTCCGCCGGGTCTTTCTGCCGATGTTTCCCGCGATTGGTGCGTCGCTGCTGATGGGGGTCGTGGTTTGGCTGGTGACAGCTACCGATGATTTTTTCCCCGAGGTGGTTATGCTGACGATGCAAGTTGGGGTAGGAGTGATTGCCTACAGCGTGTTTGCCATGCGGGAAGTCCGCTGGCTGTGGAAACAACTGCGCGGCGGCATCGAAGAAGATGGGCACACCTTAGTCGAATAG
- a CDS encoding response regulator gives MSNRKLTTVILDDDPGIVRLLKTILRGNFGDELTLIDFTDSQEAQKWISENCCDLLISDIEMPDINGMEILVFAKQRNAWTQVVFLTGHSNWMLVTEAVEKGASDFLLKPIKREALCTIVQQHIDRAARWQSALFSKQRSESVS, from the coding sequence ATGTCAAACCGCAAGCTCACCACTGTTATCTTGGACGATGACCCAGGGATTGTCCGCTTGCTGAAAACCATCTTGCGGGGAAATTTTGGCGACGAGCTGACACTAATCGACTTTACCGACTCGCAAGAGGCGCAGAAGTGGATATCGGAGAATTGCTGTGATCTGTTGATCAGCGATATCGAAATGCCGGATATCAACGGCATGGAGATTCTCGTGTTCGCCAAGCAGCGCAACGCTTGGACGCAAGTTGTCTTCCTCACCGGCCATTCCAATTGGATGCTGGTGACCGAAGCGGTCGAAAAAGGGGCCTCCGACTTCCTGCTCAAACCGATCAAACGCGAGGCACTTTGCACCATCGTGCAACAACACATCGACCGAGCAGCTCGCTGGCAGTCGGCCCTATTCAGCAAACAACGCTCCGAGTCTGTCAGCTAA
- a CDS encoding DUF2007 domain-containing protein, with translation MENNDLVPVRTCQSHEEATIIQNAMEGEGFSCVLDNDHQGGLTGVLAIRLMVPADQLARAKAFLDEHHAD, from the coding sequence ATGGAAAATAACGATTTGGTGCCGGTGCGGACTTGTCAGAGCCACGAAGAAGCGACCATCATTCAAAATGCCATGGAAGGGGAGGGCTTTTCTTGCGTTTTAGATAATGACCACCAAGGTGGGTTAACCGGCGTGTTGGCGATTCGCCTGATGGTTCCTGCCGATCAGTTGGCGCGAGCGAAAGCCTTCCTGGACGAACACCACGCCGACTAG
- a CDS encoding DUF1295 domain-containing protein, with protein sequence MEFPSLLLVNAVTIAGCMLALWLLSLWLKDASIVDIFWGLGFVVVAWVSTLCAASPGTLAWLTTILVTIWGCRLAGYLAWRNLGHGEDKRYTEMRNKPGRNFALFSLVVVFGLQGTIMWIVSLPLQILPTLSGSFSAISAIGIACWAIGLTFEAVGDYQLARFKANASQQGEVLDQGLWRYTRHPNYFGDFLIWWGYYLLAISADSGAWWTAVGPALMSFCLLYFSGVAHLEQHIQTRRPAYADYIRRTSPFFPWPPSPQQTSSIESSSGSAHPQEPRPS encoded by the coding sequence ATGGAATTTCCCTCACTATTACTGGTCAACGCAGTCACGATCGCTGGCTGCATGCTCGCCCTCTGGCTACTTAGTTTGTGGCTGAAGGATGCCAGCATTGTTGACATCTTTTGGGGGCTTGGCTTTGTTGTGGTGGCCTGGGTCTCGACACTCTGCGCGGCTTCGCCCGGAACGCTCGCTTGGCTCACGACCATTTTGGTAACGATCTGGGGCTGCCGACTCGCTGGCTACCTCGCCTGGCGCAACCTAGGCCATGGCGAGGACAAACGCTACACCGAGATGCGCAACAAACCAGGCCGCAACTTTGCTCTGTTCAGCTTGGTCGTGGTGTTCGGCCTGCAGGGGACCATCATGTGGATTGTCTCGCTTCCCTTGCAGATCCTACCAACGTTATCAGGTTCCTTCTCGGCCATCTCGGCGATTGGCATTGCCTGCTGGGCGATTGGTTTAACCTTTGAAGCGGTCGGTGATTATCAGCTTGCTCGCTTCAAAGCGAACGCATCCCAGCAAGGCGAAGTTCTCGATCAAGGGCTGTGGCGTTACACGCGGCACCCCAATTACTTCGGGGACTTTCTGATCTGGTGGGGCTACTATTTGCTGGCCATTTCTGCGGATAGTGGTGCCTGGTGGACCGCTGTTGGACCGGCTCTCATGTCGTTTTGCTTACTTTACTTTTCTGGCGTTGCCCACTTGGAACAACACATCCAGACACGTCGTCCGGCTTACGCCGATTACATTCGCCGCACTAGTCCCTTCTTTCCGTGGCCACCGTCTCCGCAGCAGACATCATCCATCGAATCAAGTTCGGGATCCGCGCATCCGCAGGAGCCACGGCCATCATGA
- a CDS encoding SAM-dependent methyltransferase, with product MSDIPTSINLTHIPSPCTRHRSQSAESAWEGPISHRPSFAGRFSQGLYCWVSRQCRNILHETLANITSGHVLIVDPLGQQTFGPSHDVELRVVVRVDDLRVYRQMLLGGTLAAAEAYLQGKWVCSDLTALMRIMAQNLDSLQGIERKSAFWLAPARRWQQWLTRNSRSGSRKNIASHYDLSNQFFALMLDRTMMYSSGIYEHPEATLEEASLAKLERICRKLNLSPASHVLEIGTGWGGFAEYAAKNYGCRVTTTTISQQQYEFSQRRIEQAGLADRVTLLKQDYRDLTGQYDHVVSIEMIEAVGREYLDAYFQKCCQLLKPNGTMLLQAITIPDERVQRYASGIDFIQRYIFPGGFLPSYGLIASSLASKTNLRIIHAEDFGPHYAQTLRAWQKNFHDNLPRIRALGMDDYFLRMWEYYLAYCEAGFDERQIGVSQLVMARPAYRGTSILAQL from the coding sequence ATGTCCGATATTCCCACATCCATAAATCTCACTCACATCCCTTCGCCGTGTACCCGCCACCGTAGCCAGTCCGCCGAGTCCGCTTGGGAAGGCCCGATATCGCATCGCCCGAGCTTCGCTGGCCGCTTCTCTCAGGGACTTTACTGCTGGGTATCGCGGCAATGTCGGAACATTCTGCACGAAACGCTGGCCAACATCACCTCCGGTCACGTCCTAATTGTCGACCCCTTAGGGCAACAAACATTTGGCCCCAGTCACGATGTAGAACTGCGTGTCGTCGTACGGGTCGACGATTTACGCGTTTATCGCCAGATGCTCTTAGGCGGTACGCTGGCCGCCGCTGAGGCTTATCTGCAAGGCAAGTGGGTCTGCAGCGACTTAACCGCCTTGATGAGGATCATGGCCCAAAATCTCGATTCCCTGCAAGGCATCGAACGCAAATCTGCTTTTTGGTTAGCCCCAGCCCGCCGCTGGCAACAGTGGCTCACCCGCAACTCGCGCAGTGGCAGCCGCAAGAATATCGCTTCCCACTACGATCTAAGCAATCAGTTCTTTGCCCTGATGCTCGATCGCACGATGATGTATTCCTCAGGCATCTACGAACATCCCGAAGCCACGCTGGAAGAAGCCTCGCTGGCCAAGCTCGAGCGAATTTGCCGTAAGCTGAACCTTTCTCCTGCAAGCCACGTGCTGGAAATCGGCACCGGCTGGGGTGGTTTTGCCGAATACGCCGCGAAGAACTACGGCTGTCGCGTAACCACCACAACCATCTCGCAGCAGCAGTACGAGTTCTCGCAGCGACGAATCGAGCAAGCTGGCTTGGCCGATCGTGTTACGCTGCTGAAACAAGATTATCGCGATCTGACCGGGCAATACGACCACGTGGTGAGCATCGAGATGATTGAAGCGGTAGGGCGAGAATACCTGGACGCCTATTTCCAGAAGTGCTGCCAGCTTTTGAAGCCCAACGGCACGATGCTCCTGCAAGCGATCACCATTCCCGACGAAAGAGTTCAGCGGTACGCCAGCGGGATCGATTTTATCCAACGATATATCTTCCCAGGTGGTTTCCTTCCTTCTTACGGTCTGATCGCCAGTTCGCTGGCCAGCAAGACCAACCTGCGTATCATCCATGCCGAAGATTTCGGCCCGCACTATGCCCAAACGTTGAGAGCGTGGCAGAAGAACTTCCACGACAACCTACCCCGCATTCGAGCCCTGGGGATGGACGACTACTTTCTGCGGATGTGGGAATACTACTTGGCGTACTGCGAAGCAGGCTTCGACGAGCGGCAAATTGGTGTCAGCCAGTTAGTCATGGCTCGGCCGGCTTATCGTGGTACCTCGATTCTAGCGCAGCTCTAA